In the genome of Microaerobacter geothermalis, the window GTAGGTTCTGCTTTCCATTCCTTTGGGAGAGTAACGATGGATAAGAGAATTGACCGATGGCAGCAGACCGCCAATACAAAGACCCAGTAAAAAACGGAAAATAATAAGCTGTCCTACTGATGTTACCAGAGCCTGCGGAATAAACATCAATGATGCTCCCAATAATGAATAAAAAAGCACCTTTTCAGATCCCCTTTTATCTCCCCATTTGCCCAATGTTGGCGAAGCAATCATATTGGCTAACCCGGTCACGGCGGCAACCAACCCTGAAAAGAATGCGATATATTCACCCGATGATTGAAGCTGTTGAATAAACAAGGGAAGAATAGGCATGGGATTTAACATGGCAAATTGCACAAGAAATCCTGCTACGAACAAAGATAATAAGGGCTCCGTTTTTAGGATGAACTTAAAATCTCCGAAAAATGATCCGGTGCTTACCTGATCCTTTGGATTTGGCTTTTTTTCTTCTACAACAAAAAATGTAACCACCACTGCAGCTACAAAAATGAGTGCCCCAGTTACCCAAAAAACCGCACGATACCCAATCCATTCGGCCAATAACCCACCGAAAAAGGGACCCATAATTGAACCAGCCACAGCACCGCTTTGAAGCAAACCTAATGCATACCCTGTTTTCTCTTTTGGTGTATTTGTTGCTGTTAAGGCAATAGAAGCAGGAATAAAGCCGGAAACGACACCATTTAATAATCGCAGTAATGCCAGCTGCCAAACATTGGCGGCAAAGCCGGTTAATGCAACAACAATGGCCATTCCGTACCCAGACCGCAAAAGCATAATTTTCCTTCCATATTTATCTGCTAAATTTCCCCATATGGGAGAAAAAATAAAAGCAGATAAGAAATTGACGCCAAAAACAACCCCCGACCAAACCGTGACTTCCTTTTCTGAAGTGATTCCTAATTCTTGTATGTATAGGGGTAAAAAGGGGATGATTAGACTCATAGCTCCTAATACCAAAAATTGTGTTACACAAAGGATATACAGATTTCTTTTCCACATCGTAAGCGCCCCTTTCCCCTCTATTATATATTTCGTAAAACGAAAAACAAACACCCTCCATATTTGAAAGGTGCCTGTTTCGTTCTTTTTTTATTTTACAATCCAACCCGGTAATCATACTCTTTAGCCTTATCAGGTTTGGAATTTTTATAAACAATTGGAATTTCGTGACGATGAGAGCGTTCCACTTTCGAAACAAAATTGAGTTTTTCAAGCTGTACCACGACTTGATCCGCCTTATCGGCATCAACATAGATAATCACATATTTCATCCTTCGGGAAATATAATGAATATTCCCGTACTTTTTTAAAAGGCGGGCTGATTTTGCATGGTTTACCCATACAGCCAAACCAATACGCTTTCCTATCATGGTTTTTGCCTCTCCTTCACCATAAATCTCTGTTTCAATATTTTGCCCGATCGCTAACCGCCATCACTTGCAGCCGCATCCCCCGCCTGTTCCACATCCATGGGATCCGCCTGTTCCCCCTGTTCCACATCCACCACCATAGGCATAAAGGGGATTGTTGGATGGAACCTTAATCTCTTTGGAAACTGAATGGGCAATGGTGCTGCTTACGGTAAACAATAATTCATCCAAAGCATCCTCTGCTTCTTTAAAATGGCGGACAACATCAATGGAGTGAAGTTTTCGCCTCATTTCATAAACTTCCTGTTGAACCCGCCCATAGTCCGGATGGTATTTGCCGAAACGCTCAACTTCCTCATATTTCTCCTTCA includes:
- a CDS encoding MFS transporter; the encoded protein is MWKRNLYILCVTQFLVLGAMSLIIPFLPLYIQELGITSEKEVTVWSGVVFGVNFLSAFIFSPIWGNLADKYGRKIMLLRSGYGMAIVVALTGFAANVWQLALLRLLNGVVSGFIPASIALTATNTPKEKTGYALGLLQSGAVAGSIMGPFFGGLLAEWIGYRAVFWVTGALIFVAAVVVTFFVVEEKKPNPKDQVSTGSFFGDFKFILKTEPLLSLFVAGFLVQFAMLNPMPILPLFIQQLQSSGEYIAFFSGLVAAVTGLANMIASPTLGKWGDKRGSEKVLFYSLLGASLMFIPQALVTSVGQLIIFRFLLGLCIGGLLPSVNSLIHRYSPKGMESRTYGYSNSAIFLGNMSGPIFGGLVGGWIGLRAVFWITAVFLLINAIWIKYLMRTSMKKEMS
- a CDS encoding YlbG family protein, producing the protein MIGKRIGLAVWVNHAKSARLLKKYGNIHYISRRMKYVIIYVDADKADQVVVQLEKLNFVSKVERSHRHEIPIVYKNSKPDKAKEYDYRVGL
- a CDS encoding YlbF family regulator: MSLDMSTVILEAYHLADLIKSSEEVGNYLYWKKQMDEHEEAQQMIAQFNRLKEKYEEVERFGKYHPDYGRVQQEVYEMRRKLHSIDVVRHFKEAEDALDELLFTVSSTIAHSVSKEIKVPSNNPLYAYGGGCGTGGTGGSHGCGTGGGCGCK